A DNA window from Ensifer sp. WSM1721 contains the following coding sequences:
- a CDS encoding BON domain-containing protein translates to MPYRTNWSRNYGRYPESERGRYGYSDEERRRGYAGADYENSEYFPDAETGWAGGYRRRGEDVDRWNREGAFRDYQGPGGPYYGGGYYNPGYGYRERYPSRGRDYGEERGFFERAGDEVASWFGDEEAERRRQMDQYRGKGPKGYTRSDSRIQEDVSDRLSDDGALDASNIEVSVTNGEVQLSGFVDSRWAKHRAEDCAEDVSGVTHVQNNIRVRTSGSTGTTGSTTGWTGGETDRNL, encoded by the coding sequence ATGCCCTATAGGACGAATTGGAGTCGCAACTACGGGCGCTACCCGGAATCCGAACGCGGGCGCTATGGCTACTCCGATGAGGAGAGGCGCCGCGGTTATGCCGGCGCAGATTACGAGAATTCGGAATATTTTCCGGATGCCGAGACCGGTTGGGCCGGCGGCTATCGCCGCAGGGGCGAGGACGTCGATCGTTGGAACCGGGAAGGTGCCTTCCGCGACTATCAGGGCCCCGGCGGCCCCTATTATGGCGGCGGTTACTACAATCCCGGCTATGGCTATCGGGAGCGCTACCCGTCTCGCGGCAGAGACTACGGAGAGGAACGCGGCTTCTTCGAACGCGCCGGCGACGAAGTGGCTTCCTGGTTCGGCGACGAGGAGGCTGAACGCAGGCGCCAGATGGATCAGTATCGCGGCAAGGGACCCAAGGGCTATACCCGCTCCGATAGCCGCATCCAGGAAGACGTGAGCGACCGCTTGAGCGACGACGGAGCGCTCGACGCGTCGAATATCGAGGTTTCCGTCACGAACGGGGAGGTGCAGCTCAGCGGTTTCGTCGACTCGAGATGGGCCAAACACCGGGCCGAGGATTGCGCCGAAGACGTCTCCGGCGTCACCCATGTTCAAAACAACATCCGCGTTCGGACGTCGGGAAGCACAGGCACGACGGGAAGCACCACCGGGTGGACCGGCGGCGAAACCGATCGCAACCTTTGA
- a CDS encoding SDR family oxidoreductase, giving the protein MENFPRPPFERQSQPMPGTTDRMDPLPDHGENSYRGSGRLAGKKAVITGGDSGIGRAVAIAYAREGADVLIAYLNEHEDAKATQALVEEAGRKAVLVAGDIQSSDHCRRIIETAVKELGGIDILVNNAAHQASFKNIEDISDEEWELTFRVNIHAMFYLTKAAVPHMKPGSSIINTASINADNPNPTLLAYATTKGAIQNFTAGLSQLLAEKGIRANSVAPGPIWTPLIPSTLPEDSVMNFGKQVPMKRPGQPVELASTYVLLADPMSSYVSGATIAVTGGKPIL; this is encoded by the coding sequence ATGGAAAACTTTCCCCGCCCACCGTTTGAACGCCAGAGCCAACCGATGCCTGGAACAACGGACCGCATGGATCCGCTGCCGGACCATGGTGAAAACTCCTACAGGGGATCAGGTCGGCTTGCCGGCAAGAAAGCTGTCATTACCGGCGGCGACAGCGGCATAGGAAGGGCCGTGGCGATCGCCTATGCACGCGAGGGCGCGGACGTCCTGATCGCCTATCTCAACGAGCACGAAGACGCGAAGGCGACGCAGGCGTTGGTGGAGGAGGCGGGCCGCAAGGCCGTGCTCGTCGCCGGCGACATCCAGTCCTCCGATCACTGCAGGCGCATTATCGAAACCGCGGTCAAGGAACTCGGCGGCATCGACATCCTCGTCAACAACGCGGCCCACCAAGCGTCCTTCAAGAACATCGAAGACATCAGCGACGAGGAGTGGGAGCTGACGTTCCGCGTCAACATCCATGCCATGTTCTATCTCACGAAGGCAGCGGTCCCGCACATGAAGCCGGGCAGCTCGATCATCAACACGGCCTCGATCAATGCCGACAACCCCAACCCGACTCTGCTTGCCTATGCGACCACGAAAGGCGCGATCCAGAATTTCACCGCCGGGCTCTCCCAGCTGCTCGCGGAGAAGGGCATTCGCGCGAATTCCGTGGCACCGGGCCCGATCTGGACGCCGCTCATTCCCTCGACGCTTCCCGAGGACTCGGTCATGAACTTCGGCAAGCAAGTCCCGATGAAAAGGCCCGGGCAACCGGTGGAACTCGCCTCGACCTACGTCCTGTTGGCAGATCCGATGTCGAGCTATGTATCCGGCGCCACGATCGCCGTTACCGGCGGCAAGCCGATCCTGTAG